One genomic segment of Hymenobacter psoromatis includes these proteins:
- a CDS encoding oxidoreductase: MLNFLIIMTKHWFITGVSTGFGKHLAELALAQGDKVAATFRHQQQADEFTSQAGENGIGLVADVVDEAAVQQAVAAAIKALGHLDVVVNNAGYGSLGPIEEVPDEEVQRQFDVNVFGPLRVLRAVLPHLRERRSGHVINITSIGGLKTFPGVGIYNASKFALEGIGESLAQQVGPLGIKVTNVEPSGFRTDWAGRSATFIEPKIADYKATAGQNMANIQGYSGQQPGDPARAAQAMFDLVRMDNPPLHLPLGKAAVKGALDKFTEIKQEVEQYAHIGNGADFPN, encoded by the coding sequence GTGCTTAATTTTTTGATTATTATGACCAAGCATTGGTTTATTACCGGTGTCAGCACCGGTTTTGGGAAGCACCTGGCCGAGCTGGCCCTCGCCCAGGGCGACAAAGTAGCCGCTACCTTCCGCCACCAGCAGCAGGCCGACGAGTTCACCAGCCAGGCCGGCGAAAACGGCATCGGCCTGGTGGCCGATGTGGTGGATGAAGCCGCCGTGCAGCAGGCCGTGGCCGCCGCCATCAAGGCCCTGGGCCACCTCGACGTGGTGGTGAATAACGCGGGCTACGGCTCGCTGGGACCCATTGAGGAGGTGCCCGATGAAGAAGTGCAGCGGCAGTTCGACGTGAACGTGTTTGGCCCACTGCGCGTATTGCGGGCGGTATTGCCGCACCTGCGCGAGCGCCGCAGTGGCCACGTTATCAACATCACCAGCATTGGGGGGTTGAAGACTTTTCCGGGGGTAGGGATTTACAATGCTTCCAAGTTCGCGCTCGAAGGCATCGGTGAGAGCTTGGCGCAGCAGGTGGGGCCGCTCGGCATTAAGGTGACCAACGTGGAGCCCAGCGGCTTCCGCACCGACTGGGCCGGGCGCTCGGCTACCTTCATCGAGCCCAAAATTGCTGATTATAAAGCCACGGCCGGCCAGAATATGGCCAATATCCAGGGGTACAGCGGCCAGCAGCCCGGCGACCCCGCGCGTGCCGCCCAGGCCATGTTCGACCTCGTGCGAATGGATAACCCGCCCCTGCACCTACCCCTCGGCAAAGCAGCCGTGAAGGGCGCCCTGGATAAATTTACCGAGATAAAGCAGGAAGTGGAGCAGTACGCTCACATCGGTAACGGAGCCGATTTTCCGAATTAG